Proteins encoded by one window of Salmonirosea aquatica:
- a CDS encoding LytTR family transcriptional regulator DNA-binding domain-containing protein gives METQLPDSFIHVGGYRRVAPQQIVRLVADRNYTLIYEVSGRKFMVSTTMKVLEGRLRSYGFVRLTRGVVINQKFVAKVWKDGTVQLTDGTQVCPSRRRQGILKTVPFFPESIY, from the coding sequence ATGGAGACACAACTCCCCGATTCGTTCATTCACGTCGGCGGCTACCGCCGTGTGGCCCCGCAGCAGATCGTCCGCCTGGTGGCCGATCGTAACTACACGCTGATCTACGAAGTCAGCGGGCGCAAATTCATGGTATCCACCACGATGAAAGTTCTTGAAGGGCGACTTCGCTCCTATGGTTTTGTACGGCTTACGCGCGGAGTGGTGATCAACCAGAAGTTTGTCGCCAAAGTCTGGAAAGATGGCACCGTTCAACTCACGGATGGTACGCAGGTTTGCCCTTCGCGAAGAAGGCAAGGGATATTGAAAACTGTACCATTCTTTCCAGAAAGTATTTATTGA
- a CDS encoding sensor histidine kinase, translating into MEQSYQQQLLQAQIEVQEQTLKHISQELHDNIGQILSLVKINLNSVDIREEEAALQKLGNTKTLVTKALSDLRSLAKTLDANYVLRSKLSEALRFELDYIEQASGCATALVVQGEERLLTSQQQVVVFRIAQEVLNNAVKHAIPKNIQVELGFEPTHFKLRIADDGIGFDLDEMQRAGAYERGAGLTNMYTRSALIGAWFCLQSTPGQGTIALLEM; encoded by the coding sequence ATGGAGCAATCGTATCAGCAGCAACTCCTGCAAGCCCAAATTGAAGTACAGGAACAAACGCTCAAGCATATTTCGCAGGAACTGCACGATAACATCGGGCAGATCCTTTCCTTGGTGAAGATCAACCTGAACAGTGTCGATATTCGGGAAGAGGAAGCCGCTTTACAGAAGCTAGGGAATACCAAAACCTTAGTCACCAAGGCGTTGAGTGACTTACGGAGCCTGGCCAAAACACTGGACGCTAACTACGTACTGCGATCCAAACTGTCGGAAGCGCTGCGGTTTGAACTCGACTACATCGAGCAGGCCAGTGGCTGCGCTACTGCGTTGGTGGTGCAGGGAGAAGAGCGCCTGCTGACCTCCCAGCAGCAGGTTGTGGTTTTCCGGATCGCTCAGGAGGTGCTGAACAACGCCGTCAAACACGCCATCCCCAAAAACATTCAAGTGGAGCTAGGATTTGAACCTACCCATTTCAAACTCCGAATCGCGGATGATGGAATAGGATTTGACCTGGATGAAATGCAGCGCGCCGGAGCCTACGAACGGGGTGCGGGCCTGACGAATATGTACACCCGTTCAGCATTGATCGGGGCGTGGTTTTGCTTGCAAAGTACCCCTGGACAGGGAACGATCGCATTGCTTGAGATGTGA